ACATCCACAATTCTAGTATCACCAGCAAAATCATAATTCCAAACCGCGCTGAGCAGCTGATCTCTTGTAAGAACTCTTCCCTTATGTTTAGCTAAATACACTAGTAATTCAAATTCTTTTGGAGTTAAATCCAAACGCTCTTTTCCATAATAAGCCTCGTAGTGATCAGGTAACACTCGTAAATCGCCAATCAGTACTTGATTTTCATCCTCAATTTCTTGCACCTCAGGTTCAGGCTGCGACTGACTGCGTCTCAATATGGCCTTTATTCTTGCTACAACCTCTCTAGGGCTAAAAGGCTTTGTCATATAATCGTCTGCACCTAATTCTAAGCCTAATACTTTATCAAATTCATCGTCTTTTGCCGTAAGCATAAGAATTGGCACCATGATTTTCCTTTGTCGAAGCTGTTTACACACTTCAATTCCATCCATTTTCGGAAGCATTAAATCAAGCACAAGTAAATCAGGCTCTTCTTTTATACAAAGATTCAGACCTTCTTCTCCATCCATAGCTGTTGAGACTGTATAGCCTGCTTGTTCCAAATTATACTTTAACAAGGTTGAAATTGATTGTTCATCATCTACTACTAATACTCTCTTACTCATATAGGCCTCCAGAGATCAAATTTCCCTTCAATTGAACCAATCTATTTTATTCGTTTTTTCTCTATGTATGTTAGTTCTATTCTAGCGAATAGTAGGGAAAAAGGGCAACTATTGTTTAAAATAATGTTTATGTTTAAAATTAATTTCCACAAAAAAACTGGCTCTAAGTAGAGTCAGTTAGTAATCAGCACATTTTAGTTAGAAATTTTCTAGTGCCTTGCCTTCCATTGGAGTCATTTTATGAGGAGGGCATACTGTAATTTTTCCTTCTAGAACGGTTTTTTCTTCACTATTCACAGCATGAATATCTACAACAATTTTGTTATCTGAAGTATGGACTTCTCCTACCTCAAACAAAAATTGGACAACATCATAATGGTATAACGGTTGAAGGAATGAAATTTCTTGGTTTACAATGTGGCTTCCTGGACCAGGTAAATATTTCGATACAGCTGCTGTAATGATTCCAGTTAGCATGATTGTTGGTACAATCGGCTTTTCATAAGGAGTTTGTGAGGCATAGTCATGCTGAATATAAAGCGGGTTGGCATCATTGGTTAATCCTAAATAAAGAAGTAAATCTTTATCTTCAATTTTTTCTGTTAGAGTTAATTTTTCTCCAACCGATATTTCTTCGATATGTCTACCAATCTTTCTCTTTTTGCCAAGAAGCATTTTAACACCCCTTTTTCTAAATTAGTGAACCTAATTTACAACACTGCAATTACTATTAGGTTATTTCTTAGTAAAAAAGAAAATTGAGGAAATCCTCAACTTTCTTTTTATTTTAAACACTTTCTTAAGATAATACTTTCATAACGTTTCTAACAGAATCAGCAGATTTTTCAAGAGCTGCTCTTTCTTCTTCGGTGAGTTCAAGTTCAATAATTTGTTCAAGACCATTTCCACCTAGTACAGTTGGAACACCTAGGTAGATTCCATCAAAGCCATATTCTCCTTCAAGATAGACAATAGATGGAAGAACTCGTCGTTGATCTTTTAAAATGGCCTCTACCATTTCCACCAGTGAAGCTGCAGGTGCATAGTATGCACTGCCGTTGCCTAGTAGATTAACGATTTCACCGCCACCCTTACGTGTTCTTTCAACAATTGCATCTAATCTGTCTTTAGACATTAATGTTTCGAGAGGAATACCACCCGCATAAGAATAGCGTACTAATGGTACCATATCATCACCATGTCCACCTAAAACAAACCCTGTTACATCCTTCACAGAAAGGTTAAGCTCTTGTGCAACAAACGTACGGAAACGAGCTGTATCTAACACTCCTGATTGTCCAATCACACGATGCTTAGGAAATCCCGACTCTTTAAAAACTGTATAAGTCATTGCATCTACAGGATTGGTTAACACAATAATCGTGCATTCAGGAGAATACTTAACAATTTCTTTTGTTACAGCCTTCATTATGCCTGCATTTGTTGTAACAAGATCGTCACGACTCATACCTGGCTTCCTAGCAATACCTGCTGTAATGACGACAATATCAGAACCTGCTGTGTCTTCATAATTAGATGTTCCGATTATGTTTGCGTCGAAGCCTTGTACCGGACTAGCTTCAAGCATATCAAGAGCTTTCCCTTTTGTTGGGTTTTCCATTTGAGGAATATCAACTAATACTACATCTGCAAGTTCTTTTTGCCCTAATAAAAACGCTGTAGTGGCTCCAGTGAAGCCCCCACCAATTACGGAAACTTTTTTACGCTTAATAGCCATATGTAAACATCTCCTTAAATATTGTATAAATTAGGAAAGAGGGCAAAGCGCATAAATGAAGTACATTTATGCGCAAAGCCCCTCTTAGATTTATATTCGACTTTTAATGGTCAATTCTTGCAGAGTATCTAGATACCCTAATTACTGTGTTTTTTAACAGAGCATTTTAGGTTTCAAATTAACCCATGTTTTTGATTAATTCGTCACCGAACTCAGAGCATTTAACTTCAGTTGCACCTTCCATTAAACGAGCAAAGTCATAAGTTACAACTTTTGAAGCAATAGTTTTCTCTACTGATTTCATTACTAATTCAGCAGCTTCAGTCCATCCTAAGTGCTCAAGCATAAGAACACCAGAAAGAAGAACAGAAGAAGGATTAACCTTATCAAGACCTGCATATTTAGGAGCAGTACCGTGTGTTGCTTCGAAAATTGCATGTCCTGTTTCATAGTTAATGTTTGCTCCTGGAGCAATACCGATACCACCAACTTGTGCAGCAAGTGCATCAGAGATATAGTCACCATTTAAGTTCATTGTTGCAACAACATCGAACTCACGTGGACGAGTTAGAATTTGTTGTAAGAAGATATCTGCAATAGAATCTTTTACAATGATTTTACCTGCTGCTTCAGCATCAGCTTGTGCTTTGTTTGCAGCATCTTTACCTTCGTTTTCAACGATGCGGTCGTATTCAGCCCATGTAAATACTTTATCACCGAATTCTTTCTCAGCTAGTTCATAACCCCAGTTTTTGAAAGCACCTTCAGTAAATTTCATAATGTTACCTTTGTGAACAAGTGTTACTGATTTACGGCCATGTTCAATTGCATAGTTAATAGCAGCTCTCACTAAGCGGCTAGTACCTTCTTGTGATACAGGCTTAATTCCGATACCAGATGTTTCTGGGAAGCGGATTTTATTAACACCCATTTCATTTTGTAAAAAGCTGATAAGCTTTTTAACTTCATCTGAACCATTTGCATATTCAATACCAGCATAAATATCTTCTGTATTTTCACGGAAGATAACCATATCTGTATCTTCTGGACGTTTAACTGGAGAAGGTACACCTTGGAAATAGCGCACTGGACGTAAGCAAGTGAATAAATCTAATTCTTGACGAAGTGCAACGTTTAGAGAACGAATTCCTCCACCGATTGGTGTTGTTAGAGGTCCTTTGATTGCAATTAGATATTCACGAATCACATCAAGTGTTTCTGCTGGTAACCATTCACCTGTTTGATTGAAAGCCTTTTCACCAGCTAATACTTCTTTCCAAACGATTTGTTTTTCTCCGTTGTATGCTTTTTCTACAGCTGCTTCTAGAACACGTGATGCAGACGCCCAGATATCAGGACCAATTCCATCTCCTTCAATGAATGGGATTACTGGGTTGTTTGGTACGTTTAATACTCCATTAGTTGTTGTAATTTTTTCACCTTGTGTCAAGAAAATTACCTCCCGGGTTATGTAATTGATTTTTCAAATCTATTTTACCAATAGATTCTCTTCTCTTAAAGTGTTGTTACTTTTGTTTTTATAAAATTTATTAAATTTATATTATTCAGGCCTTTTATAAAAGCCTTTATATTGAAAGCGTAGAAAACGATTCCACACAGTAATCCTCCCATAGAGGGAGGACAATGTGGAATTGCCTCTTCACTATTCTATATCACTATAAAATTATCCTCTTTGGTCTAAAGGGATATAAGCTTGTTTTTCTGGTCCAACATACTCTGCACGTGGACGAATTAGTCGGTTATTTTCATATTGCTCTAGAATATGAGCTAACCATCCCGATACACGACTTACAGCAAAGATTGGTGTGAATAAATCATGATCAATGCCTAAGCTATGGTAAACAGATGCTGAATAGAAATCAACATTTGGCGGAAGTGGTTTTTGAGAAGTAACTAATTCTTCAACTTTTGTTGACATCTCATACCATTTTGGTTCACCTGTGATTTTTGTTAGCTTTTCAGACATCTTCTTTAAGTGCTTCGCTCTTGGGTCACCTTGACGGTATACACGATGTCCGAAGCCCATTATTTTTTCTTTATTTGCTAACTTCTCATTAATATAACTTTCAGCATTTTCTACTTCATCGATTTCTGAAAGCATCTTCATTACTGCTTCATTAGCTCCACCGTGTAATGGACCTTTTAGAGCACCAATAGCAGCTGTAACACCAGAATAAACATCAGATAATGTCGCAACACATACACGTGCTGTAAAAGTAGATGCATTTAATTCATGGTCTGCGTGTAAAACAAGTGCTTTATTAAATGCTTCCACAGCAATTTCATCTGGCTCATTTCCTGATAATGTGTATAAGAAATTTGCAGCCATTGATAAGTCTGTTCTAGGCTCAACTGGCTCTAAACCTTTACGAATACGAGCAAAAGAAGTAACAACAATCGGAAGCTGTGCTTGTAGACGGATGGCTTTTCTGTAGTTAGCCTCTGTATCCATCACATCTGCTTCTTCATCAAACAAGCCAAGTAAAGATACAGCAGTACGTAGAGCAGCCATTGGGTGAACTTTATTGATAGGGTATGATTTGAAGTGTTCAATAACTTGCTGTGGAATCTTTGCATTTTCCGCAAGTTGTTTCTTAATTTCATTTAATTGTTCTGCATTCGGAAGTTTTCTGTGCCATAATAAATAAACCACTTCCTCAAAGCTTGCGTTTTCTGCTAAATCATCAATGTTATAGCCCGCATATGTTAATGTATCATCAATAATCGAGCTTACAGATGAAGTAGTTGCAACGATACCTTCAAGACCTTTTGTTGCTGTCATATAAATCCCTCTCCTTTACCTTTTTTCCCCATTTGTTTCATCTTAAAAGTTTAAATGATATAAGTAGTAGAAATCCTACTTGACTCAGTCATAAACTGTTCCATATGTAAGGAAATAAGCTTTTGTCAAAGTAGATATTTCACTTATGTTTCGTAGATCACGAATCATGAATTTATAGTATTATTTTAAACTTTTAGACGATTGAGCGCTTGCTCACATGCAAGCAAAGAAAAAGAAAATGCTTACATTTTTTATTATTTTGATAAAGCATCACTCCGTATAAATCGAACGTGACATATACTATCAGATAATCTTATTTAAATAATAGATAGTATACCTATCTCATTTCAAAAAGAGATGAGATAAGGTTGCCTTATCATGTAGGCATTATTTTAGAACATATCCCTATTATAAACAATTATCAGACTTTTGTGAATGAAAACAACTTTATTACTTAAAAATTTGTTAGAAAAATTTTATTTTAGGGATTCTTTCATTAAAACTGCCTTACTAATATAACCATAACATATATTTGTTATATTAGTGTATAATTCCTCTAAATTAATTGGCTTTTTACAGTATTATATAATTAAGAACTAAATAGTTTTACAATTTGCATGGCTAGATACGCTATTCCTGCTCCTATTAAAGGTCCTACAGCCACACCATTGAATAACGAAACTGCTAGAATTGTGCCAAAAACAAGAGCTGTTGTAATATGAGGATCTTCCGCTAACAACGTTAGCCCGTTTTTAGCAATTAATGCGACAGCTATCCCTGCTCCTAAAGCAATCCAAGCATAAGAAGATTTTAAAGCATCAATCAGCTGTTTAAATCCAATTTCTCCTGTTGCTATTGGTACTAAGACAGCAATTGTAATAACTGTAACTCCCCAGTTAATTCCCTTTGCCCCAATAGTTGGCAATAACTTCGATTCTAATCCAATCAATTTAATGACTAGCAAGCATCCAACAGCTATTAACAATGATTGATTTTTCGCTAAAAATCCAACTCCTAATAAGATTAATAAAAAGAGTACCGGTTGACTAAACACTGAGTAAAACCTCCAAAAAGTAGTAATATGGTTAAATTAATTACATATATAAAACCATGACTATACATCGAAACTCAAAAGATTAATTCAAATAGTATAAACAAGCTTAATATGTAATAAACATGCTATATAGCCTTATTCAAAGATTGGAAAAGCCCATAGGAATTGAAAAATGGGGAGGAATTTATTAAGTGAATATGAATTATTTATATAGCATGTTAAGATTTTTACTTATTATAGCTGTTACATGTTTAGGAATATCAATATGTTATTATTTATCTACTTTGACCTATCCATTTTTAATTGCAATCTTAATTGCTATGATTATTAATCCTCTTGTAAATGGGTTGGAACGGATCCTCAGGATTCCTAGAGGATTTTCAGTGATTATCTCAATTATTTTACTGATTTGTTTAATTGCAGGTATTCTCATTCTTTTAGTAGCAGAAATTGTAACAGGCACCACCTATTTGGCGAGAGTTCTCCCTGGACATTTAGAGTTGTTAGCTGTTTACATCGAAACGTTTTTTGTCACAAAAATCATGCCACTATATAACCAACTAACATACCTTTTTAACAGTCTTGAATCAAATCAACAACAATCCATTATCTCAAACATTCAAAATATTGGTGAATCAGTTGCATCTAGTGTTGGAAATTTCATCAAAGGCTTTTTGGAAAATATTCCAGTTATCATTAGTTGGCTCCCAAATGCCGCAACTGTCATAATCTTTTCTTTACTTGCAACTTTTTTCATTAGTAAAGATTGGTATAAGTTCAAATCTGCTGTTTCTGGTTTACTACCACAGAGAGCAAAATCAAGTGGAAGGACTATTACTAATGAGTTAAAGAAAGCATTGATAGGTTTTGTTCGTGCACAAGCAACCCTAATTTCCATTACCACCGCCATTGTTTTAATAGGACTTTTGATTTTACGGGTTGATTATGCTATTACAATCGCTTTATTAATCGGTTTAGTTGATATTCTCCCATATTTAGGTACGGGTTTAGTGTTCATTCCATGGATTATTTATTTATCGTTTAGTGGTGGAATACCGCTTGCAATTGGACTAGGAGTATTATACCTTTTCGTCTTAATACAGCGTCAAATAATGGAACCAAAAGTACTTTCCTCCAATATCGGACTTGACCCACTTGCTACCCTCGTTTCACTTTTTATAGGTTATAAACTAATTGGCTTTTTAGGACTGATAGCTGGGCCAGTTGCATTAGTCGTATTAAAAACATTTAAAAGTGCGGGCCTTTATGAGGACCTATGGAAATTCATCATAGGAAATAATAGATAATAGTAAAACGAACGGGGCTGATACTAAGATCAGCCCCACAATTTCTTTGATCAACTTCTACCTTATGATCGTTATCTGATTTTTATCAATCATTTTTCGAATAGTTGTTAATAAAATCGGTTTAAACTTATTTCTGCTATATGGAAATAACAATAAAAACCCTACTGTATCTGTTATAAACCCAGGAGTTAATAACAAAACTCCACCAATCAAGATACAAAGCCCGTCAATAATGGCCATTCCAGGAATTTGTCCAAATTGCATTTCTTGCTGAGCTTTTCTTAACGTTTCCAATCCTTGTTTCTTTGCAAGCCAAGCTCCTACAACACCCGTTAAAATAATAAGTAATACAGTTGGAATGGGGCCAATTGTATTTCCCGATAATATTAGAATTCCGATTTCTAGAGCAGGTATAACAATAATGAGAAACATCAATAATCGCATGTATTCACCTCTTAAACTCTACTAATAAAACGATGTCCTTTTTTAAATCTCTATACTCTCTCTATTCTATTCCAAAGATGCAAAAAAAAGAAGGGATTACTCCCTTCCTCTTAATGACAATTATAGTACACTCGCATGTCCTTGGTAAATAACTCCTCGAACAGCGTCTACTGTAATATCTTGACCATCTTTTAACAATGTTGTTGCGTTTTCTACACCTACAATAACAGGAATACCAAGACTTAATCCCACAACAGCAGCATGACTTGTTAAGCCACCTTCTTCTGTTACAAGAGCAGATGCTTTCTCAAGAGCATCCATCATATCACGGTCAGTTCCTTGTGCAACAAGAATAGCACCTTGTGTCATTTTTTCTTGTGCATCCTTTGCAGTGCTTGCCACTACAACCTTACCAAAAGCTGATTTACGTCCGATGCCTTGTCCCTTTGCAATAACATCTCCAATAACATGGACTTTCATAAGGTTTGTTGTGCCTGCTTCACCAACAGGTACACCCGCTGTAATCACAATAAGATCACCATGTGTTACAAGTCCGCTATTAATTGCTTCTAATACAGAACGATCTAGCATTTCATCTGTTGTTGTTGAGTGATTTCCACTTCTTGGGTAAACACCCCATACTAAAGCTAACTTACGAGAATATGAATCAGAAACTGTTACAGCAATAATTGGTGCTTTAGGACGATATTTTGAAATCATTCTTGCAGTGTGTCCACTTTCAGTTGGAGTAACAATTGCTGATACACCTAAATTTAGAGCTGTATAAGCTGTAGATTGGCCAATCGCATCTGTGATTGTTGTGCCAACCTGAGCACTGCGCTTCGATAAAATTTGCTTATAATCTAAAGCTTGCTCTGCTCTTGAAGCAATATTGTGCATTGTTTTAACCGCTTCCACTGGATAAGTACCGGCAGCAGTCTCACCAGAAAGCATAATCGCATCCGTACCGTCAAAAATAGCATTGGCTACGTCACTTGCTTCCGCTCTAGTCGGTCTTGGGTTACGTTGCATACTATCAAGCATTTGAGTAGCTGTAATAACAGGCTTTCCTAGAGCATTACATTTACGAATTAATTCTTTTTGAACTAATGGAACTTCCTCTGCAGGAATCTCAACACCCAAATCTCCACGAGCAACCATTAAACCGTCTGACACTTCAAGAATCTCATCGATGTTATCTACACCTTCTTGATTCTCAATTTTAGGGATAATTTGAATATGGCCTGCATTATGCTCTTCAAGCAGCTCGCGAATTTCTAGTACGTCTGAAGCACGACGAACGAAAGAAGCAGCTATAAAGTCAACATCCTGTTCAATACCAAAAACAATATCTTTAGCATCTTTTTCAGTAATACCTGGAAGTTTCACACTAACTCCTGGTACGTTAACACCTTTTTTATTTTTTAATGTACCAGTATTTTTAATTAATGTTTTAATCTCACCTTTTGATTGGTCAAGACCGATTACTTCCAACTCAATTAGACCATCATCTAGTAAAATTGTTGACCCAATATGTACATCATCAATAAGTCCTTCATATGTAACAGAGAACTTTTCTGTTGTACCAACTACTTCTGTCATTGACACAATAATTTCTTTTCCTGCCTCAAGCTCAATAGCACCATTTTCCATTGTGTTTGTGCGAATTTCAGGGCCTTTAGTATCTAGAAGAATAGCTACAGTTTTGTTTAGTTTGGCAGAAGCCTCTCTAATATTTTTAATTCTTGCACCATGCTCATCAAAATCACCGTGTGAAAAATTCAAACGGGCTACATTCATTCCAGCCTGCATTAATTCTGATAATTTATCAATTGATTCACTCGCAGGACCAATTGTACATACAATTTTCGTTTTGCGCATTTCGTTTCCTCCTACCATTTAGAAGGGTAAAGGTTTCACTTATCCCATGTTAGATTCGTTTCTTCCTTTACCCATTTTTGTATGGTTCTATTGTTTTATTTTTTCTTTGCAGCTTTGTAAAATAATATGGTAACGATACCAACTAGTATTTATATAGATAATTCTTTAGATAATCGGTACATATTATCATCAATCGTATGTGGTTGATCTAGTATTTCAAGAATATCATGGTGAACAAGTTCGTTCTTTTGTATACCAACACAACGTCCACCTTTTCCTTCTAATAATAATTCAACAGCATACGCGCCAAGTCTACTCGCTAATACACGATCAAAAGCAGTTGGAGAACCGCCACGCTGAACATGACCTAGTACAGAAACACGTGTCTCAAATGAAGTAGCTTCTTCAATTTGCTTAGCAAATTCAACTCCACTGCCTACACCTTCTGCAACTACAATAATACTATGCTTCTTTCCTCTCTCATGACCACGTTTTAAGCGGGCAACAACATTGTCCATGTCATAGTCAGCTTCCGGTATTAAGATTGTTTCAGCTCCTCCAGCCAAACCAGACCAAAGAGCAATATCACCAGCATGTCTTCCCATTACTTCAATAACATATGTACGTTCGTGTGATGTAGCTGTATCACGAATTTTATCAATTGCATCTATAACTGTATTAAGTGCTGTATCAAATCCAATAGTAAAATCTGTACCAGGGATGTCATTATCAATAGTTCCAGGAACACCTACACATGGAAAACCATGTTCAGTTAGTTTTTTCGCTCCCATGTAAGAACCATCTCCCCCAATAACAACTAGGCCTTCAATCCCATGTTTCTTTAACTGTTCAATCCCTTTTTTCTGACCTTCTATTGTTTTAAATTCAGGACATCTAGCAGAATATAATTTCGTACCTCCGCGGTGAATAATATCTCCTACAGAGCCAAGTTCTAATTTTTCTATTCTTCCTTCAATTAAACCTGTATATCCATGGTAGATTCCATAAACCTCTACATCATGATAGATCGCTTTACGTACAACTGCCCTAACAGCAGCATTCATACCAGGGGAATCTCCACCACTGGTTAAGACGCCAATTTTTTTCAAAACTTTCACCCCACTATAGATAAGTAGCAATACTAAATTACTTCCAAAATAACATGATTATAATGTCAATACAACAAAGAGTCAACTTTTGTCGAATAACCTTTTTATGAGCCTTTTTCATTATACAATAAATTATCTGCTGTGTTTAATGAATTATGTAATTTTGCAAAATTATTGTCCTACTTTGCCAAAAAAGTATAATCTGTAAATAAAATAGAATGAATTGTTTTTTCTTTCACATCCGCAAAAGAAAACGTGGACCGGTCGGCCACACGTTTTTCTATTTTACCCCAAGTAGATCGTTTGCAAACGATACTTGACCTATTCTTTTATATTTTTCATAACGATGCTGAATTAATTCTTCCCCTGTCATACTTGAGAGAGTTTTTAAAGAGCTTGCGATTACCTCAGTAATATTGATTGCTTGCTGAGCTACATCCTTATGTGCTCCACCTTTTACTTCTGTGATAATTTCATCAACAACACCAAGTTGCTTTAAATCTGGGGCAGTTATTTTCATTGTTTCTGCAGCTTTCTTTGCTAATCCTGAGTCTTTCCAAAGTAATGCTGCTGCACCTTCAGGAGAAATAACAGAGTAGGTAGAGTTCTCCAGCATATGAATATAATTTCCTACACCTAATGCTAGTGCTCCACCACTACCACCTTCTCCAATAACGATACAAATAACTGGTACAGATAAACCAGCCATTTCGAACAAGTTTTTAGCAATTGCTTCACTTTGTCCTCTTTCTTCAGCTGCTTTTCCTGGATAAGCTCCTTTTGTATCTATAAAACATATAATCGGACGATTGAATTTATCTGCTTGTTTCATCAACCGTAATGCTTTACGATAGCCTTCAGGATGTGGCATACCAAAATTTCTTCGAATATTTTCTTTTGTATCTTTACCACGCTGGTGACCAATTACAGTTACTGGTACATCTCTGAACTTAGCTATACCACTAACAATGGCATCATCATCACCATAATATCGGTCACCATGACATTCTAAGAAATTAGTAAAAATTTGTTCGATATAATCTAGAGTTGTAGGGCGACTAGGATGCCTTGCAATTTGAACTCGATCCCAAGGCTTTATATTTGTATAAATTTCATTTTCAAGCTTTTCTAATCTTGCTTCTAATTTTTCAATTTCAGATGATAAATCAACATCAGATTGAGCAGTAAAATCTTTCAGTTCTTTAATTTTAGCTCTAAGCTCGGTAACTGGCTTTTCAAACTCCATTTCACCTACCATGTTATTTCACCTCCTGTTTGATGAATATCAAGTATGCTCCCAAGAGTTTCCTTTAATTCTTGGCGATTAATAACATTGTCTAATTGCCCGTGCTTCAGTAAAAATTCTGCTGTTTGGAAGTCTTCAGGAAGCTCTTCTCTAATCGTTTGTTCAATAATTCTTCTACCAGCAAACCCAATTAAAGCACCTGGCTCAGCAAAATTATAGTCACCTAGTGATGCAAAGCTTGCCGAAACTCCTCCAGTTGTTGGATGTGTCATAACAGAAATGATCAACCCACCATTATCACTAAAAAGCTTAAGGGCAGAACTTGTTTTAGCCATTTGCATAAGACTTAAAACACCCTCTTGCATCCTAGCCCCGCCGGAAGCAGTAAAAATAATAATCGGTAATCCTTTTTCATTCGCATTTTCTATTGCTCGGGTAATTTTTTCTCCTACAACAGAACCCATACTTCCCATTCTAAAACTAGCGTCCATGATAGCCACAGCTGTTCTAAAGCCGTTTATCAGACCTTCTCCTGTTACTACAGCTTCATTTTGTTTAGTTTTTTGACGATCTTTTTCAAGTTTTTCCTCATAATCAGGGAAGTTTAGAGGATTTTCAGATATCATGTTTTGATCATATTCAAGGAAGCTATTTTCATCAAATAAACTCTCAATTCGCTCTCTAGCGTTCATTTGATGATGATATCCACAATTCATACAAACTTTTAGATTTTTATTAAGTTCTTTCGTATACATGATTTTTTTACAATTCGGGCATTTTATGACAATCCCTTCCGGAACATCTTGCTTAGCTTGCTCAGAAGGAATTGAGGCATATTTCTTTTTCTTTGGTTTTGGCTTAGTAAATAAATCTTTTAACAAAACGGTACCTCCCCTTTTTCAAAGGCACTGTTATAATTGGCCGAAGATTTCCTATTTAGCTCATATCCATTTATAGCCAAAAATAACAACGCGCTTAAACATAGCCTTTATTAAAGCTGCTTCTATTTAAATCAGATAATGATTACATAATCTAGTATTCACTTTAAGAAACTATTTTCTAAAAAAGTGTCAGTTATATTAACTGTAACGATTGCTGGACAAACATGTTGTAGAAAGTTGTCAATATCTATTCGACATTTTCTTTAAGGGATACCGCTTCATATTGAATAAACACTTCTAAATGATCCTTTTTTATTAAAGCATCAAGCAACATGGCTAAATGTTTTTTTGAAGAACTATGCGATTGATCACCTTTATATACAAAGCTGACATATTCATTTAAAACATTCCAAATTCGATATAAGAGAAAATTGTTTGCTAATTTAACAAGCTCAGTCATTAATTCAAATCTTGTTATCTCTGTATCCTGAACTT
This genomic stretch from Metabacillus sp. B2-18 harbors:
- a CDS encoding response regulator transcription factor, whose product is MSKRVLVVDDEQSISTLLKYNLEQAGYTVSTAMDGEEGLNLCIKEEPDLLVLDLMLPKMDGIEVCKQLRQRKIMVPILMLTAKDDEFDKVLGLELGADDYMTKPFSPREVVARIKAILRRSQSQPEPEVQEIEDENQVLIGDLRVLPDHYEAYYGKERLDLTPKEFELLVYLAKHKGRVLTRDQLLSAVWNYDFAGDTRIVDVHISHLREKIERNTKKPLYIKTIRGLGYKLEEPKLNE
- a CDS encoding MaoC/PaaZ C-terminal domain-containing protein, whose product is MLLGKKRKIGRHIEEISVGEKLTLTEKIEDKDLLLYLGLTNDANPLYIQHDYASQTPYEKPIVPTIMLTGIITAAVSKYLPGPGSHIVNQEISFLQPLYHYDVVQFLFEVGEVHTSDNKIVVDIHAVNSEEKTVLEGKITVCPPHKMTPMEGKALENF
- the mdh gene encoding malate dehydrogenase gives rise to the protein MAIKRKKVSVIGGGFTGATTAFLLGQKELADVVLVDIPQMENPTKGKALDMLEASPVQGFDANIIGTSNYEDTAGSDIVVITAGIARKPGMSRDDLVTTNAGIMKAVTKEIVKYSPECTIIVLTNPVDAMTYTVFKESGFPKHRVIGQSGVLDTARFRTFVAQELNLSVKDVTGFVLGGHGDDMVPLVRYSYAGGIPLETLMSKDRLDAIVERTRKGGGEIVNLLGNGSAYYAPAASLVEMVEAILKDQRRVLPSIVYLEGEYGFDGIYLGVPTVLGGNGLEQIIELELTEEERAALEKSADSVRNVMKVLS
- the icd gene encoding NADP-dependent isocitrate dehydrogenase, with the translated sequence MTQGEKITTTNGVLNVPNNPVIPFIEGDGIGPDIWASASRVLEAAVEKAYNGEKQIVWKEVLAGEKAFNQTGEWLPAETLDVIREYLIAIKGPLTTPIGGGIRSLNVALRQELDLFTCLRPVRYFQGVPSPVKRPEDTDMVIFRENTEDIYAGIEYANGSDEVKKLISFLQNEMGVNKIRFPETSGIGIKPVSQEGTSRLVRAAINYAIEHGRKSVTLVHKGNIMKFTEGAFKNWGYELAEKEFGDKVFTWAEYDRIVENEGKDAANKAQADAEAAGKIIVKDSIADIFLQQILTRPREFDVVATMNLNGDYISDALAAQVGGIGIAPGANINYETGHAIFEATHGTAPKYAGLDKVNPSSVLLSGVLMLEHLGWTEAAELVMKSVEKTIASKVVTYDFARLMEGATEVKCSEFGDELIKNMG
- the citZ gene encoding citrate synthase; translated protein: MTATKGLEGIVATTSSVSSIIDDTLTYAGYNIDDLAENASFEEVVYLLWHRKLPNAEQLNEIKKQLAENAKIPQQVIEHFKSYPINKVHPMAALRTAVSLLGLFDEEADVMDTEANYRKAIRLQAQLPIVVTSFARIRKGLEPVEPRTDLSMAANFLYTLSGNEPDEIAVEAFNKALVLHADHELNASTFTARVCVATLSDVYSGVTAAIGALKGPLHGGANEAVMKMLSEIDEVENAESYINEKLANKEKIMGFGHRVYRQGDPRAKHLKKMSEKLTKITGEPKWYEMSTKVEELVTSQKPLPPNVDFYSASVYHSLGIDHDLFTPIFAVSRVSGWLAHILEQYENNRLIRPRAEYVGPEKQAYIPLDQRG
- a CDS encoding DUF441 domain-containing protein, with amino-acid sequence MFSQPVLFLLILLGVGFLAKNQSLLIAVGCLLVIKLIGLESKLLPTIGAKGINWGVTVITIAVLVPIATGEIGFKQLIDALKSSYAWIALGAGIAVALIAKNGLTLLAEDPHITTALVFGTILAVSLFNGVAVGPLIGAGIAYLAMQIVKLFSS
- the ytvI gene encoding sporulation integral membrane protein YtvI, giving the protein MNMNYLYSMLRFLLIIAVTCLGISICYYLSTLTYPFLIAILIAMIINPLVNGLERILRIPRGFSVIISIILLICLIAGILILLVAEIVTGTTYLARVLPGHLELLAVYIETFFVTKIMPLYNQLTYLFNSLESNQQQSIISNIQNIGESVASSVGNFIKGFLENIPVIISWLPNAATVIIFSLLATFFISKDWYKFKSAVSGLLPQRAKSSGRTITNELKKALIGFVRAQATLISITTAIVLIGLLILRVDYAITIALLIGLVDILPYLGTGLVFIPWIIYLSFSGGIPLAIGLGVLYLFVLIQRQIMEPKVLSSNIGLDPLATLVSLFIGYKLIGFLGLIAGPVALVVLKTFKSAGLYEDLWKFIIGNNR